One stretch of Zingiber officinale cultivar Zhangliang chromosome 6B, Zo_v1.1, whole genome shotgun sequence DNA includes these proteins:
- the LOC121992847 gene encoding protein KINESIN LIGHT CHAIN-RELATED 1-like, with the protein MPFGFDASLARLAMKRALSASLLSLSSLPKTRLSGAPLTSFLSRFSALAPSPISPSPSCCPLLSPFFPPHFPSCPLRRGIRTVSVGPTPPKSLNTVSEVLAAFESLESSLDDDTLRLSEQLDLLGSEDLEKALAFSVKALQFFEKRDGGWSLPVAKVLCLMGSITCKMRRYDDSLDSLETADQILEVPRGEISAQKDVVMTTVAVQLQLANTKTAMGRRWAALTHLQNSFELKGTILEGNSKQMGSACKDLAEALAVVLVFDEALPLGLRALEIYMRHFGESSEEVVQVRRLLGVIYSGLEEYEEALEQSELSRRALECLGLDEQLCEVEIDGANILIELGRLELATQTLKRVAQKTEKESETRAFVLISMAKCLCNQEKFGDAKRCLEIACGILDKKEAESPSKVAGAYVEMSMLYETMDVYEIALSLMKRTLAILQDLPQERHLEGSVSARVGWLLLYTKRVPLSIPYLESAIVKIKDCFGPKHFGLGLATKHLGQAYLDTNQPQSAVEMFLRAKDIIDESFGLQHEDSIDTYQCIANAYGTMGSYERAMEFQQHVIDAWENNGSGSWLDIRESHRLMEQLKKKVRGERHAVFPANSLPTFLLENKSAQDDSSYKAPDCPI; encoded by the exons ATGCCCTTCGGCTTCGATGCTTCCCTTGCTCGCCTCGCCATGAAGCGAGCACTCTCTGCTTCTCTGCTGTCACTCTCCTCGCTCCCCAAAACCCGCCTCTCTGGCGCTCCTCTCACCAGTTTCCTCTCTCGCTTCTCTGCCCTAGCCCCTTCTCCCATCTCTCCGTCCCCCAGCTGTTGTCCCCTGCTTTCCCCCTTCTTCCCTCCGCATTTTCCCAGTTGCCCCCTTCGCCGCGGCATCCGGACAGTCTCCGTTGGGCCGACTCCTCCTAAATCTCTAAACACGGTCTCGGAAGTACTCGCCGCCTTCGAATCACTGGAGTCCTCCCTCGACGATGACACGCTCCGCCTGTCCGAACAGCTTGACTTGCTAGGGTCAGAAGACTTGGAGAAAGCCCTCGCCTTTTCTGTCAAAGCCCTGCAGTTTTTTGAGAAGAGGGACGGAGGATGGTCGCTCCCTGTTGCAAAGGTCCTTTGCCTGATGGGTTCCATCACTTGCAAGATGAGGAGGTACGACGACAGCTTGGACTCCTTGGAAACTGCGGATCAGATCCTTGAGGTCCCACGGGGAGAAATCTCCGCGCAGAAAGATGTTGTTATGACTACTGTCGCCGTTCAGCTCCAACTCGCGAATACTAAGACTGCAATGGGGCGAAGGTGGGCGGCTTTGACCCATCTACAGAACTCTTTTGAGCTGAAAGGTACGATCTTGGAGGGTAATTCAAAGCAAATGGGTAGCGCCTGCAAGGATCTGGCAGAAGCTTTGGCTGTTGTTCTGGTTTTTGACGAGGCTTTGCCACTGGGCTTGAGGGCATTAGAGATTTATATGAGACATTTTGGGGAAAGTTCTGAAGAGGTCGTCCAGGTTAGGCGCCTTCTTGGGGTTATTTATAGTGGCTTGGAAGAGTATGAGGAGGCCTTGGAGCAGAGCGAGCTGTCCAGGAGGGCATTGGAGTGTTTAGGCCTCGATGAGCAGTTGTGCGAGGTCGAAATTGATGGGGCTAACATATTGATTGAACTAGGTAGATTGGAACTTGCGACACAAACACTCAAAAGGGTAGCTCAGAAGACCGAGAAAGAAAGTGAGACAAGAGCCTTTGTGCTTATCTCAATGGCCAAATGTTTGTGTAACCAAGAGAAGTTCGGTGATGCTAAGAGATGTTTGGAAATTGCTTGTGGTATTCTTGATAAGAAGGAAGCAGAGTCTCCTTCAAAGGTTGCTGGAGCATATGTAGAGATGTCTATGTTGTATGAGACAATGGATGTCTATGAGATTGCTTTGTCTTTGATGAAGAGGACCCTTGCTATTCTTCAGGATCTTCCACAAGAGAGGCATCTGGAGGGAAGCGTCTCAGCAAGGGTTGGGTGGCTGCTTCTCTATACAAAGAGGGTACCACTATCAATTCCGTACTTAGAAAGTGCAATTGTGAAGATAAAAGACTGTTTTGGTCCAAAACATTTCGGTTTAGGATTGGCCACTAAGCATTTAGGGCAAGCATATTTGGACACGAATCAGCCACAATCTGCGGTGGAGATGTTTCTTCGTGCAAAGGACATAATTGACGAGTCATTTGGGCTACAACATGAGGATTCAATTGATACATACCAATGCATTGCTAATGCTTATGGAACCATGGGAAG TTATGAACGCGCAATGGAGTTCCAGCAACATGTAATAGATGCTTGGGAAAATAATGGGTCCGGTTCATGGCTTGACATTAGAGAATCCCACCGCCTCATGGAGCAGCTAAAGAAAAAGGTCCGAGGGGAACGCCATGCTGTATTTCCTGCAAATTCCTTACCGACATTCTTGTTGGAAAACAAATCTGCTCAGGATGATTCTTCCTATAAAGCCCCAGATTGCCCAATTTAG